A region of Alteromonadaceae bacterium 2753L.S.0a.02 DNA encodes the following proteins:
- a CDS encoding L-arabinose isomerase encodes MSPKEIWFVTGSQHLYGPKVLAEVGENSQTIVSGLNVTKRLPVKLVCKPTVKSSEEIYAVCQQANSDPNCVGLVLWMHTFSPAKMWIAGLSQLCKPWLHLHTQFKSALPWADINMNYMNTHQSAHGDREFGFIGTRMRLDRKVVVGHWQNPSVVDQIDAWSRAALGWAECRTLKVARFGDNMRNVAVTEGDKVAAQITFGYEVHAFGLADLVDVVNNISEAEVHAQLDVYQQDYIIDKHTLTDEHDRGMLLNEARLELGMQKFLDDGGFKAFTNCFENLAGLTGLPGLATQRLMSKGYGYGAEGDWKTSAMVRVMKVMGEGRAGGCSFMEDYTYNFGAVDQVLGAHMLEVCPSIAKEKPKIEVHRHTIGVKCDVARLLFAAMTGPAINVSPIDMGNRFRILINEVDAVDAPLGTPNLPVASALWQPKPNLSVAAAAWILAGGAHHTVFSQSVTTQMVEDFAEMAGVETVVIDEATSIRTLKNDLRYNAAYFGLKQGI; translated from the coding sequence ATGAGCCCCAAAGAAATTTGGTTTGTTACCGGTTCACAACATTTATACGGCCCCAAAGTACTAGCGGAAGTTGGTGAAAACAGCCAAACCATAGTGAGCGGGTTGAATGTAACCAAGCGCCTGCCAGTTAAATTAGTATGCAAACCCACCGTAAAATCTTCGGAAGAAATTTATGCAGTTTGCCAACAGGCGAACAGCGATCCAAATTGTGTTGGCTTGGTTTTATGGATGCACACCTTTTCGCCCGCGAAAATGTGGATAGCTGGGTTAAGCCAATTATGCAAGCCGTGGCTGCATTTACACACCCAGTTCAAATCTGCGCTACCCTGGGCAGATATCAATATGAATTACATGAACACACATCAGAGTGCTCACGGAGACCGCGAATTTGGATTTATCGGTACCCGCATGCGGCTGGATCGTAAAGTTGTTGTAGGACACTGGCAAAATCCATCTGTTGTCGACCAAATTGATGCCTGGAGTCGTGCTGCACTGGGCTGGGCGGAATGTCGGACGCTTAAAGTTGCCCGTTTTGGTGACAATATGCGTAATGTTGCAGTAACCGAAGGCGATAAAGTTGCTGCGCAAATCACTTTTGGATACGAAGTTCATGCCTTCGGTCTGGCCGACCTCGTCGACGTTGTAAACAATATTAGCGAAGCTGAAGTGCATGCTCAATTGGATGTCTATCAGCAAGACTACATTATCGACAAACACACCCTTACCGATGAACACGATCGAGGCATGTTGTTAAACGAAGCCCGTTTAGAGCTGGGCATGCAAAAGTTTTTAGATGATGGTGGATTTAAAGCTTTTACAAATTGCTTCGAAAATCTCGCCGGGCTAACGGGTTTACCAGGTCTCGCGACACAACGTCTGATGTCTAAAGGTTACGGTTACGGCGCTGAAGGAGATTGGAAAACGTCGGCTATGGTGCGTGTAATGAAAGTTATGGGCGAGGGTAGGGCTGGCGGTTGTTCGTTCATGGAAGACTACACATACAATTTCGGCGCAGTGGACCAAGTTCTTGGTGCTCACATGTTAGAGGTTTGCCCTTCTATCGCAAAGGAAAAACCCAAAATCGAAGTACACCGCCATACCATCGGCGTTAAATGCGATGTTGCACGCTTGTTGTTTGCCGCAATGACTGGTCCCGCTATTAATGTATCGCCCATCGATATGGGCAACAGATTCCGCATTTTAATAAACGAAGTCGATGCGGTGGATGCGCCTCTTGGTACGCCGAATTTACCCGTTGCCTCCGCGTTGTGGCAGCCAAAGCCGAATTTGAGCGTTGCCGCGGCTGCCTGGATTCTGGCCGGTGGCGCGCACCATACGGTATTCAGTCAGTCGGTCACTACCCAAATGGTGGAGGATTTCGCAGAAATGGCTGGTGTGGAGACTGTGGTTATCGACGAAGCAACATCGATTCGAACCCTTAAAAATGATTTGCGTTACAACGCCGCTTACTTTGGTTTAAAGCAGGGAATCTAA
- a CDS encoding aldose 1-epimerase: MNSNKLFLKNTFVLTLALIVFSGFCSSSAFSGTKGSHMQTKPSASLSHYGTLEDRTPVNIATLKNSHGIEMDVISYGGIITRLITPDAKGKFGNIVLGQDSLENYVAKNPYFGAIIGRYGNRIADGKFEIQGVAYQLARNDGDNHLHGGLQGFDKKVWQMATFVTENSAGVELNLVSPDGDQGYPGTLATKVVYELTNSNTLDMRFSATSDKPTIVNMTQHSYFNLAGEGSILNHTLQVNADNYTPIDNALIPTGEISPVQGTPFDFLQPKAIGENISDKNQQLEFGLGYDHNFILNVETPGELIEAAKVIDPKSGRSLRVFTVEPAIQFYSGNFLDGTLKQHGRVHKYRTGLCLEPQHSPDSPNKPHFPSTLLMPGEQYHTRIVYAFGNEK; the protein is encoded by the coding sequence ATGAACTCAAATAAATTGTTTTTAAAAAATACGTTTGTACTCACCCTAGCCCTGATTGTATTTTCGGGGTTTTGTTCTTCAAGCGCTTTTTCAGGCACCAAAGGTTCTCACATGCAGACAAAACCTTCTGCTTCTCTTAGCCACTACGGTACGCTGGAAGACCGTACTCCTGTGAACATTGCAACATTAAAAAATAGTCACGGTATTGAAATGGATGTGATTAGCTACGGTGGCATTATTACGCGGCTAATAACACCCGATGCGAAGGGTAAATTTGGCAATATTGTTTTGGGGCAAGACAGTTTGGAGAACTATGTTGCGAAAAATCCGTATTTCGGCGCAATTATAGGCCGGTATGGTAATCGCATCGCAGATGGAAAGTTTGAGATTCAAGGCGTTGCCTACCAACTCGCCCGAAATGACGGCGATAACCATCTCCACGGTGGTCTTCAGGGATTCGATAAAAAAGTGTGGCAAATGGCTACGTTTGTTACCGAAAACAGTGCCGGTGTTGAATTAAATTTGGTGAGTCCAGATGGAGACCAGGGTTACCCGGGTACATTAGCTACCAAAGTGGTGTATGAACTCACTAATAGCAACACCTTGGACATGCGCTTTTCGGCAACAAGCGATAAGCCCACAATCGTAAATATGACGCAGCACTCCTACTTTAACCTCGCGGGAGAGGGCAGCATACTAAATCATACCTTACAAGTTAATGCTGACAACTATACGCCAATTGACAACGCGCTTATCCCAACCGGAGAAATTTCACCAGTCCAGGGAACTCCGTTTGATTTTTTACAGCCCAAAGCCATTGGCGAGAATATTAGCGATAAGAATCAACAGTTGGAATTTGGTCTGGGTTACGATCACAATTTTATATTGAATGTAGAAACGCCGGGAGAACTCATTGAGGCCGCAAAAGTTATTGATCCAAAATCGGGTCGTAGCTTGCGGGTATTTACCGTTGAGCCAGCAATTCAATTTTATTCCGGTAATTTTCTGGATGGCACTCTTAAACAACACGGCAGGGTCCATAAATATCGCACGGGTTTATGCCTGGAACCACAACATAGCCCGGATTCCCCAAATAAACCTCATTTTCCAAGTACTTTATTAATGCCCGGCGAGCAGTACCACACCCGCATCGTTTACGCATTCGGCAATGAAAAATAA
- a CDS encoding L-ribulose 5-phosphate 4-epimerase gives MSYKELRREVYEANLELERRNLVIYTFGNVSQVDRQAGVIAIKPSGVSYDQMTPDDIVVVDLENNIVDGKLRPSSDTKTHTHLYRHFNDIGGVTHTHSTYATAWAQVRQDIPCYGTTHADFVAGDIPCTPELTDDQIHRDYEEETGVQISETFRLRDLNPVASPMVIVAGHAPFTWGEDAAKSVYHAVILEEIARMAYLTKTINSESLRLKQAVLNKHYQRKHGKNAYYGQN, from the coding sequence ATGAGCTACAAAGAATTAAGGCGCGAAGTTTACGAAGCGAATTTGGAATTGGAGCGCCGTAATTTGGTAATTTATACCTTTGGTAATGTCTCTCAAGTTGATCGTCAGGCAGGTGTTATTGCGATTAAGCCCAGCGGGGTTTCCTACGACCAAATGACACCCGACGATATTGTTGTCGTCGATTTGGAAAATAATATTGTCGATGGCAAATTAAGACCCTCATCAGATACCAAAACTCATACACATTTATATCGCCACTTTAATGATATTGGCGGTGTTACCCATACCCATTCAACTTACGCCACAGCTTGGGCACAGGTTCGACAGGATATTCCCTGTTACGGAACAACCCACGCCGATTTTGTAGCCGGCGATATTCCTTGTACGCCTGAATTGACGGATGACCAGATACATCGCGATTACGAAGAAGAAACCGGTGTGCAAATTAGCGAAACCTTTCGATTGCGTGACCTCAATCCCGTTGCATCACCTATGGTGATTGTTGCGGGACATGCGCCATTTACCTGGGGTGAAGACGCCGCCAAATCCGTGTATCACGCGGTGATTCTTGAAGAAATCGCACGCATGGCGTATCTCACCAAAACCATTAATTCAGAATCACTGCGTCTCAAACAGGCAGTGCTCAACAAACACTATCAACGCAAACACGGCAAAAACGCCTATTACGGACAAAACTAA
- a CDS encoding ABC-type lipoprotein release transport system permease subunit, with protein sequence MMTTFKLLLQLAWRNLWRNWRRTLILLLAVSVGVWSLTSSSSLMKAWSASSLDSGLHNLTGQGQIHALGYRDDPGVTQRLPTPGGKLKELLNAPRVAHWAPRVSVPAVIQSEYDTYPITLTGVVPEREQGLSFIPDTISEGRYLNGTDDAGLLLGRKLAKRLHTGLGRRVVLMSQAADGSLAERGFQVVGIFSSAPDNEINLVFTGLANSQAMLGLNNDPKGQITGISFALGDINNLAGFVLDLRGAAPGLDIQPWNVLLPLVSAVNQLSDSFVVVWLAIMFTLLGFGIVNTLLMSLFERTREFGLLQALGMKPRLIFVHVTLETIMLVGLGTLLGLFSGALTIFAFHDGLNLGFLAAGAQWLGAGQILYPKLIPDEFFGSGILIWVLGVGASLWPAWRAIRKTPIDAMRRQT encoded by the coding sequence ATGATGACAACTTTCAAATTGCTACTGCAACTCGCGTGGCGCAATCTCTGGCGTAACTGGCGACGTACTCTGATTTTACTATTGGCGGTGAGTGTTGGCGTGTGGTCGCTGACCAGTTCATCGTCACTAATGAAAGCCTGGTCTGCAAGCAGCCTGGATTCCGGACTTCACAACCTCACTGGACAAGGCCAAATTCATGCCCTTGGCTACCGCGACGATCCTGGCGTAACTCAACGTTTGCCTACCCCAGGTGGAAAACTCAAAGAACTCCTGAATGCCCCGCGTGTGGCACACTGGGCACCACGCGTTAGCGTGCCAGCGGTGATTCAGAGTGAGTATGACACCTACCCAATTACGCTTACCGGTGTGGTTCCTGAACGGGAACAGGGGCTGTCGTTCATCCCCGACACAATCAGCGAGGGCCGGTATCTGAACGGTACAGACGATGCCGGTTTACTGTTGGGACGAAAACTCGCGAAACGCCTTCACACGGGGCTCGGTCGGCGAGTTGTGCTAATGAGCCAGGCCGCAGACGGCAGCCTCGCAGAGCGCGGCTTTCAAGTGGTCGGTATATTTTCGTCTGCGCCCGACAACGAAATCAACCTGGTGTTTACAGGCTTGGCGAACAGTCAAGCAATGCTGGGATTAAACAACGATCCCAAAGGACAAATCACCGGCATCAGTTTCGCGCTGGGGGATATAAACAACTTGGCGGGGTTCGTTCTCGATCTCCGAGGTGCGGCACCGGGATTAGATATTCAGCCCTGGAACGTGCTATTGCCCTTGGTGAGTGCCGTCAATCAGCTGTCAGACAGTTTTGTTGTGGTGTGGCTGGCGATCATGTTTACCCTGCTAGGATTTGGCATCGTCAATACTTTGTTAATGTCGTTATTTGAACGAACCCGCGAATTTGGCCTGCTTCAAGCGCTCGGCATGAAGCCGCGTCTAATTTTCGTTCATGTCACCCTGGAAACCATCATGTTGGTTGGCCTGGGAACCTTACTCGGATTGTTTAGTGGTGCGTTGACCATATTCGCGTTCCACGATGGCCTAAACCTCGGTTTTCTCGCTGCCGGCGCGCAGTGGTTAGGTGCCGGACAGATTTTGTATCCCAAGCTCATCCCAGATGAATTTTTTGGCTCTGGAATATTAATCTGGGTTTTGGGTGTCGGTGCCAGCCTTTGGCCTGCATGGCGCGCTATCAGAAAAACGCCAATCGATGCCATGCGCCGACAAACCTAA
- a CDS encoding NAD(P)-dependent dehydrogenase (short-subunit alcohol dehydrogenase family): MRRKTDVLELSQNTADPDDKADSASESYAPMSLTNIYPSLEGKAVLITGGASGIGANLVEAFCRQGALVAFIDIQDDCAQRLSDFLEKQAVASLPNYYHCDLRDIPTLQRTIDLIKDELGPINVLINNAANDERHDFRKVSPEYWDESIAVNLRHHFFAAQAVYSHMVELGGGSIINLGSMSWYATQGGMPGYTSSKAAIEGLTRGLARDMGPDRIRVNTLVPGWVMTKRQLSTCVDIKARQIIHEAQCLKQTIKPEDIAAMALFLASDDSRMCTSQHFIVDGGWV; encoded by the coding sequence GTGCGTCGTAAAACAGATGTGCTTGAACTAAGCCAAAATACTGCTGATCCTGACGATAAAGCCGATAGTGCCAGTGAATCCTATGCACCCATGTCACTGACAAATATCTACCCAAGTCTCGAGGGCAAGGCTGTCTTGATAACGGGTGGTGCCTCGGGTATCGGCGCCAATTTGGTTGAAGCTTTTTGTCGTCAAGGTGCGCTGGTTGCTTTTATTGATATTCAAGACGACTGCGCACAGAGACTAAGTGACTTTCTTGAAAAGCAGGCGGTCGCTAGCCTCCCCAATTACTACCATTGTGATCTGCGTGATATACCCACCTTGCAACGCACAATCGACCTTATTAAGGACGAACTAGGCCCAATTAACGTACTGATTAATAATGCGGCCAACGATGAGCGTCACGATTTTCGTAAAGTGTCACCGGAGTACTGGGACGAGAGCATAGCGGTCAATTTGCGCCACCACTTCTTCGCCGCTCAAGCGGTATATTCCCATATGGTGGAGCTCGGAGGCGGTTCTATTATCAACCTTGGCTCTATGAGTTGGTACGCCACACAGGGTGGTATGCCCGGCTACACCAGTTCTAAGGCAGCGATTGAAGGTTTAACCCGAGGTCTGGCTCGTGATATGGGGCCAGATAGAATTCGCGTAAATACCCTGGTGCCAGGGTGGGTTATGACTAAGCGTCAATTAAGTACATGCGTGGACATTAAAGCACGCCAAATCATCCACGAAGCCCAGTGCCTCAAGCAAACCATCAAGCCCGAGGATATTGCCGCCATGGCATTATTCTTAGCTTCTGACGACAGCCGAATGTGTACCTCACAGCACTTTATTGTCGATGGTGGCTGGGTTTAA
- a CDS encoding ABC-type lipoprotein release transport system permease subunit, producing the protein MISLAWRNLWRQPRRTLLTVAVIALAGMVTVFLLALQQGSYATMRNNTLSVFDGFAQIQQPDYLDDPSLRKSISQPDDLALSIEQIAGVDTVSARGATYALLSRGQHSVGAFIVGVQPEREKKVSSIARSLRNGQYLNPGNQAEVVLGEALARNLGVGIGDRITLLGTSREGAVAADVLTVQDIFNSGVSTLDRQLAQIPLPRFQQDFAMQGLVNALVVSGKGLKEVQASLPEIEHAVSPKGLQVRTWKDLEPGLASAIQLDASTSMLWYISLVVVVVVLLLNTLLMSVLERTREFGVLLALGMRDGAIGQMVWLELLLLLGLGLAAGIALGGGLAYWYSIEGMALPGAEGVFSQWGLPSRLYPQVSAFSLLTGPLAIAITTVIAGYFPYLRIHRLRPVPAMRAA; encoded by the coding sequence ATGATCTCATTAGCCTGGCGTAACCTGTGGCGCCAACCGAGGCGCACCTTACTCACCGTTGCAGTTATAGCTTTGGCGGGAATGGTTACTGTATTTCTTCTCGCTCTCCAGCAAGGCAGCTATGCAACCATGCGCAATAACACCTTGAGTGTATTCGACGGTTTTGCACAAATACAGCAGCCCGACTACCTGGACGACCCCAGCCTCAGAAAAAGCATCTCGCAGCCCGATGATCTTGCGCTGAGCATTGAGCAAATTGCCGGTGTGGATACTGTATCCGCGCGTGGAGCCACTTATGCGTTGCTATCCCGCGGGCAACACTCGGTTGGTGCCTTTATTGTAGGTGTGCAACCTGAGCGTGAGAAAAAGGTCTCCAGTATTGCCAGATCATTGCGCAACGGGCAGTACCTCAACCCTGGCAACCAAGCCGAAGTGGTATTGGGTGAAGCCCTGGCGCGAAACCTTGGTGTCGGCATTGGTGACCGGATAACCCTGCTGGGGACCTCACGCGAAGGCGCTGTGGCAGCCGACGTTCTCACCGTGCAAGACATATTCAACAGCGGAGTGAGTACGCTAGACCGGCAATTGGCACAAATTCCACTGCCACGCTTCCAACAGGATTTTGCGATGCAAGGTCTTGTCAATGCCCTGGTGGTTTCCGGTAAGGGTTTAAAAGAGGTGCAAGCCTCGCTCCCCGAAATTGAACACGCTGTTTCACCAAAAGGTTTGCAAGTGCGAACCTGGAAAGATCTCGAACCCGGTCTGGCTTCGGCCATTCAGCTGGATGCCAGTACATCTATGCTGTGGTACATATCACTGGTTGTGGTGGTCGTGGTACTGCTGCTCAATACCTTACTGATGTCTGTGCTGGAACGCACGCGAGAATTTGGGGTGTTGCTGGCACTGGGTATGCGAGATGGCGCTATTGGGCAAATGGTTTGGTTGGAACTGCTGCTGCTACTCGGCCTCGGGTTGGCAGCAGGTATTGCTCTGGGAGGAGGCTTAGCCTATTGGTACAGCATTGAAGGTATGGCGCTGCCTGGCGCCGAAGGTGTGTTTTCGCAATGGGGTTTACCGAGTCGTCTGTACCCTCAGGTAAGCGCGTTTAGTTTGCTGACCGGCCCACTGGCAATCGCAATCACTACCGTAATTGCCGGTTATTTCCCGTACTTGAGAATTCATCGCTTACGGCCCGTTCCTGCAATGAGGGCAGCATGA
- a CDS encoding TetR family transcriptional regulator, with product MTPIVDEAEKSLKRERLIAAAAQVFAAKGYRKATMDEIARLAGTAKGTVYLYFKDKESLFYAVFEWLASASFENSTVIERNDLSAAQRLLALAEATVVFMTEHREMFPLTLEVWAAAGSTDSRERFATAMKDLYATYRLLIAEIIQNGQLRGELRSDLNAQALGSLLAGAVDGLLLQSWFDPDLNPLPLLRDFFDPLIRGMLTQPTETEPKEIN from the coding sequence ATGACCCCTATTGTTGATGAAGCAGAAAAATCGTTGAAACGAGAGCGCCTTATCGCCGCTGCTGCCCAGGTGTTTGCTGCCAAAGGCTACCGCAAAGCCACAATGGACGAAATTGCCCGCCTTGCGGGTACCGCCAAAGGTACGGTGTATTTGTACTTTAAAGACAAGGAATCGCTGTTTTATGCGGTATTTGAGTGGTTAGCTTCAGCCTCGTTTGAAAACAGTACTGTGATTGAGCGGAACGACTTAAGCGCAGCACAACGGTTGCTGGCACTCGCTGAAGCAACAGTAGTATTCATGACAGAACACCGCGAAATGTTCCCGCTTACACTCGAAGTTTGGGCTGCAGCTGGAAGTACGGACTCCCGGGAAAGATTCGCAACTGCGATGAAAGACCTCTATGCGACTTATCGATTACTTATTGCGGAAATTATACAAAACGGGCAACTGCGTGGAGAACTGCGTTCAGATCTTAACGCCCAAGCCCTGGGTTCACTGTTGGCTGGCGCCGTGGACGGCCTTCTATTGCAGAGCTGGTTTGACCCGGATTTGAACCCATTACCCCTGTTGCGGGATTTTTTTGATCCACTCATCAGAGGCATGCTCACCCAACCCACGGAAACTGAGCCCAAGGAGATAAACTGA
- a CDS encoding L-ribulokinase, producing the protein MDQYTLGLDFGSDSVRALLVDVTTGAEVGSYAYNYPRWSESLYCDASQSQYRQHPQDYIDSLIAVVQGLWQTVPKGCSDKVIGLSFDTTGSTPVAVDRKGTPLALTESFRENPNAMFVLWKDHTAIQEAAEITAAAQAGATNYLAYMGGIYSSEWYWAKALHVLRADEAVRNAAYAWVEHCDWMTALMCGTTHPESLVFGRCAAGHKLMWHESWGGFPPNEFFAGIDPLLDGLVTRINPVTQSSDACAGKLVQEWAAKLGLPVGISVGFGAFDCHMGAVAANVGPGVLTKVMGTSTCDITVASKTILGDNCVPGICGQVDGSVIPGLIGLEAGQSAFGDLYAWFKNLLLWPANYFLSGQQGDSAALLAEMESSVLIWLSQAANELPLSEQDIIALDWVNGRRTPDADQSVSMALAGIKMGADAPRIFKALVEATAFGARAITERFREQGVPIDSIVTIGGISKKSDYVMQVCADVWNCQIDVLDSDQACALGAAIMAAVAAGKYSDAQHAQQVMASPVCKTYQPNPKRAPIYNRLYKRYQGLGKFVNLGGTLGEQV; encoded by the coding sequence ATGGATCAATATACCCTGGGTTTGGACTTTGGTTCCGACTCCGTGAGGGCACTATTGGTTGACGTCACTACCGGAGCTGAGGTGGGCAGTTACGCTTATAACTACCCGCGTTGGAGCGAATCGTTGTACTGCGATGCCAGTCAAAGCCAGTACCGACAGCATCCTCAGGATTATATCGATAGTCTTATTGCCGTTGTTCAGGGCTTATGGCAAACCGTTCCCAAAGGCTGTTCCGATAAGGTGATTGGGCTGAGTTTTGATACCACGGGATCAACCCCAGTGGCTGTCGATCGCAAGGGTACACCCTTGGCGTTAACAGAAAGCTTTAGAGAAAATCCAAACGCCATGTTCGTGCTCTGGAAAGATCACACCGCAATTCAGGAAGCTGCAGAAATCACTGCTGCCGCGCAAGCCGGCGCTACTAATTACCTGGCCTATATGGGGGGAATCTATTCCTCCGAATGGTATTGGGCGAAGGCTTTACACGTACTGCGAGCAGACGAAGCCGTCCGCAATGCCGCTTATGCCTGGGTCGAACACTGCGATTGGATGACCGCCTTAATGTGTGGCACCACCCATCCAGAAAGTTTGGTATTCGGGCGCTGCGCTGCAGGCCACAAGTTAATGTGGCACGAGAGCTGGGGTGGGTTTCCCCCTAATGAATTTTTTGCCGGAATCGATCCACTGCTGGATGGTCTGGTAACACGTATAAACCCAGTTACGCAAAGCAGTGATGCTTGCGCCGGAAAATTGGTTCAAGAGTGGGCAGCCAAATTAGGCTTGCCTGTTGGAATCTCCGTCGGTTTTGGTGCTTTCGATTGTCACATGGGCGCTGTGGCCGCCAACGTAGGTCCCGGTGTGTTAACCAAAGTTATGGGTACCTCTACTTGCGATATCACCGTCGCCAGCAAAACCATCCTGGGCGATAACTGCGTGCCGGGAATCTGTGGTCAAGTAGATGGTTCTGTCATTCCTGGTTTAATTGGCTTGGAAGCTGGCCAATCTGCGTTTGGCGATTTATATGCCTGGTTTAAAAATTTGCTGTTATGGCCTGCTAATTATTTTTTATCCGGGCAGCAAGGCGACTCGGCCGCATTACTTGCAGAAATGGAAAGCTCCGTGCTGATCTGGTTATCGCAGGCGGCCAATGAATTGCCACTATCAGAACAAGATATTATCGCGCTCGACTGGGTGAATGGGCGTCGAACACCAGACGCCGATCAATCTGTAAGTATGGCGTTGGCAGGTATCAAAATGGGCGCTGATGCACCGCGCATTTTTAAAGCGCTGGTTGAAGCAACCGCTTTCGGCGCACGCGCTATTACCGAGCGTTTTCGGGAACAGGGCGTACCCATCGACTCGATTGTCACTATCGGCGGCATATCAAAAAAATCCGATTATGTTATGCAGGTTTGTGCAGATGTATGGAATTGCCAAATTGATGTGCTCGACAGCGATCAGGCCTGTGCATTAGGTGCAGCGATTATGGCGGCCGTGGCTGCAGGCAAATATTCCGATGCGCAACACGCACAGCAAGTTATGGCTTCTCCGGTTTGCAAAACCTATCAACCCAACCCGAAAAGAGCGCCAATTTATAATCGTCTGTATAAACGTTATCAAGGCTTAGGAAAATTTGTAAACCTGGGTGGTACTTTGGGAGAGCAGGTATGA
- a CDS encoding outer membrane lipoprotein-sorting protein yields the protein MKTRVRLTVLILCVLALPVAWANPATVKTPATTEVPSTAISTSTAATDSKDSPDATDLVSGSLHQWRGDSSYTESTMLIHRPDWQRKSSLVAWTEGKSDSVVRFTAPANDAGNATLKLGPDLWLYNPKLGQVMKLPFSMMTQGWAGSDFSYNDLSKTDQIVTDYTHSISHIDTSGEHKTYTVECLPKPSAPVVWGKVELNVRDDYVLLAETWFDQQLQPVRKLETTKVAPLDGRAYPVTMRMQVLEKPQEWTEITTQDGRFDLALPTYIFTLSNLRNPRPWSTP from the coding sequence ATGAAAACACGCGTACGATTAACTGTGTTAATACTGTGTGTGCTGGCTTTACCAGTCGCATGGGCGAACCCTGCGACAGTCAAAACACCTGCCACAACTGAAGTTCCCTCAACAGCTATTTCAACATCCACTGCAGCCACCGATTCAAAGGACTCCCCCGATGCTACAGATTTGGTGTCCGGTTCTTTGCATCAATGGCGTGGTGACAGCTCCTATACTGAATCGACAATGCTAATCCACCGCCCGGATTGGCAGCGAAAGTCCTCTTTAGTCGCCTGGACAGAAGGTAAATCAGATTCGGTGGTACGTTTTACCGCGCCAGCAAATGACGCTGGCAATGCGACATTAAAACTCGGGCCAGACCTTTGGCTGTACAACCCGAAACTTGGACAGGTGATGAAACTCCCTTTTTCCATGATGACTCAGGGTTGGGCCGGGTCGGATTTTTCTTACAACGACCTGTCGAAAACAGACCAAATCGTTACCGACTACACCCACAGTATCAGTCATATAGACACCAGCGGCGAGCACAAAACCTACACGGTGGAATGCTTGCCTAAACCTTCCGCGCCCGTGGTTTGGGGAAAGGTTGAACTCAACGTTCGCGATGATTACGTGCTACTTGCCGAAACCTGGTTTGACCAACAGTTGCAGCCAGTGCGTAAACTCGAAACCACAAAAGTAGCGCCACTCGACGGCCGCGCCTATCCCGTTACGATGCGGATGCAGGTCCTCGAAAAACCGCAAGAATGGACCGAAATAACCACCCAAGACGGGCGTTTTGATCTCGCACTTCCGACATACATATTCACCCTCTCAAACCTCCGCAACCCGCGCCCCTGGAGCACACCATGA
- a CDS encoding putative ABC transport system ATP-binding protein codes for MNTIVQCNSLIQSYGVGDTQFNAVDGVNLSISEGDFLSLSGPSGSGKTTLMNLLSGLDTPTAGQVTLDGQRISDLSRNALADLRLNRVGFVFQAYNLIPVLSARENVEFIMQLQGVAPKTRREKAEAMLEAVELQGMANRRPGQLSGGQQQRVAVARAMASSPAIVFADEPTANLDSNTTDGLLKLMRDLNENRGITFCVASHDPRVIDYTRRRIRMRDGRIEADELH; via the coding sequence ATGAACACTATTGTGCAATGCAACAGTCTTATCCAAAGCTACGGCGTTGGCGATACCCAATTTAATGCTGTGGATGGCGTTAATCTGAGCATTTCGGAAGGGGATTTTCTCAGCCTGTCGGGGCCTTCCGGTTCCGGTAAAACCACTCTAATGAATTTACTAAGCGGCTTGGATACACCAACTGCCGGTCAGGTAACTCTGGACGGCCAGCGCATCAGCGACCTCAGTCGCAATGCCCTGGCAGATCTGCGTCTGAATCGCGTCGGGTTTGTATTTCAAGCGTATAACCTTATCCCGGTGTTGTCCGCACGTGAAAACGTCGAGTTCATCATGCAACTTCAGGGTGTCGCGCCAAAAACGCGACGGGAAAAAGCGGAAGCCATGCTTGAAGCGGTAGAACTTCAGGGAATGGCCAATCGCCGCCCCGGCCAGCTCTCTGGCGGACAGCAGCAACGTGTTGCGGTTGCTCGCGCTATGGCCTCTTCGCCAGCCATTGTGTTTGCCGATGAACCCACAGCGAACCTGGATTCCAACACTACGGACGGACTTTTAAAACTGATGCGCGACCTCAACGAAAACCGCGGTATCACCTTCTGTGTTGCTTCGCACGATCCTCGAGTCATCGACTACACCCGGCGCCGAATCCGAATGCGCGATGGCAGGATAGAAGCGGACGAACTGCACTGA